The following coding sequences are from one Natrarchaeobaculum sulfurireducens window:
- a CDS encoding methyl-accepting chemotaxis protein, whose protein sequence is MIGPLRRVVPGAIRRSYALKFGIALLLLALSVGLVGLVGTAAVTESVEGNALEEYETLAEQEATAIQNWDERNEQLVQSAMNTVHDRDSATVDAYIQDFYYDLPGEAQAIHYVDTTSGELEATTADGMSTLEDIDFPDELSPENPPSSVERTDAYENSEGSVVSYYVGLEDEPERAIVVTFELHQHSTNMATRGNDDAVTVLVDGDDRIIADDEYLGSDDDAFGTEYVDDNEVINEARLDATGTTDNVSAAQAFEGSPSETLADEPYNFSADEYVAAYGVVNSDWIVLIHASDDEAYGFVNTVSQYGVVATVAGVLMIGVVGAILGRNTATSIDRLTRKATRMEEGDLDVEFETKRIDNIGRLYDGFDSMRVALRDQIEAAESARQEAERERARVAEINDQLERKASEYSDVMQTAADGDLTARMDPGGDNEAMTEIGREFNEMLDEIEATVERLNQFATDVATASEQVTASSEEVGSASQEVAESTQEISDGADRQHQALQTVDAQMNTLSTTTEQIAASSNSVADIAEQTAQTTHEGRAAAQKAVDACEALEDEQRAAVEEFEALEEEVDQIIDLTDTIAGIATQTNMLALNANIEASRSSSSNDTEGFSTVAAEVKELSQDVKRTAEQIDKRLDSVQTQTQRSAQEIDHTSEEIERVNDLVSNAVDALDEIATYADKTNNGVQEISAATQQQAASTQEAVAMVDDVATVSEETTAEAQTVAAAAEEQTSALTEMVDSAESLTQQAVHLSAALDRFDTDADDSADDLIESVDGGTEDHGASFEFSSVEAADEIDTDRSQPSPDGK, encoded by the coding sequence ATGATTGGGCCGCTACGAAGGGTTGTTCCAGGGGCTATCAGGCGAAGTTATGCCCTTAAATTTGGCATCGCACTCTTGCTGCTGGCGCTCTCAGTTGGGCTCGTCGGGCTCGTCGGGACCGCGGCGGTCACCGAAAGCGTCGAAGGAAACGCGCTCGAAGAGTACGAAACCCTCGCTGAGCAAGAGGCGACCGCAATACAGAATTGGGACGAGCGAAACGAACAGTTGGTGCAGTCGGCGATGAACACCGTCCACGACCGTGATTCGGCGACAGTCGACGCCTACATCCAGGACTTCTACTACGACCTGCCCGGCGAGGCACAGGCCATCCACTACGTCGACACGACGAGCGGCGAACTCGAGGCGACGACCGCCGATGGGATGAGCACTCTCGAGGATATCGACTTCCCTGACGAGTTGAGCCCGGAAAACCCTCCCTCGAGCGTCGAACGGACCGACGCCTACGAGAACAGCGAGGGATCGGTCGTCTCCTACTACGTCGGTCTCGAGGACGAACCCGAGCGGGCGATCGTCGTGACGTTCGAACTCCACCAGCACAGCACGAACATGGCGACGCGCGGAAACGACGACGCGGTGACGGTACTCGTCGACGGCGACGACCGGATCATCGCCGATGACGAGTATCTCGGTTCGGACGACGACGCGTTTGGAACGGAATACGTCGACGACAACGAGGTCATCAACGAGGCACGACTCGATGCGACCGGGACGACTGACAACGTCTCTGCGGCCCAGGCGTTCGAGGGCAGCCCGAGCGAAACGCTCGCTGACGAGCCATACAACTTCTCGGCCGACGAGTACGTCGCCGCCTACGGCGTCGTCAACTCCGACTGGATCGTCCTGATCCACGCCTCCGACGACGAGGCCTACGGGTTCGTCAACACCGTCTCCCAGTATGGGGTGGTAGCAACGGTCGCTGGCGTGCTCATGATCGGAGTCGTCGGCGCGATCCTCGGTCGCAACACGGCCACGTCGATCGACCGGCTCACGCGGAAGGCAACCCGGATGGAGGAGGGTGATCTCGACGTCGAGTTCGAGACGAAGCGAATCGACAACATCGGTCGGCTCTACGATGGGTTTGACTCGATGCGCGTTGCCTTGCGCGACCAGATCGAAGCGGCCGAATCCGCCCGCCAAGAAGCCGAGCGCGAACGGGCACGGGTCGCCGAGATCAACGACCAGCTCGAGCGCAAGGCCAGCGAATACAGCGACGTGATGCAGACCGCCGCTGACGGCGATCTCACCGCCCGCATGGACCCCGGCGGCGACAACGAGGCGATGACGGAGATTGGCCGGGAGTTCAACGAGATGCTCGACGAGATCGAGGCTACTGTCGAGCGACTGAACCAGTTTGCGACGGACGTCGCGACGGCCTCCGAGCAGGTGACCGCCTCGAGCGAAGAAGTTGGCTCGGCGAGTCAGGAAGTCGCCGAATCGACCCAGGAAATCTCCGATGGGGCCGATCGTCAACACCAGGCACTGCAGACGGTCGACGCACAGATGAATACCCTCTCGACGACGACCGAACAGATCGCCGCCTCCTCGAACAGCGTCGCCGACATTGCCGAGCAAACGGCCCAGACGACCCACGAAGGGCGGGCGGCCGCCCAGAAAGCGGTCGATGCCTGCGAAGCCCTCGAAGACGAACAGCGCGCGGCCGTCGAGGAGTTCGAGGCACTCGAGGAGGAGGTCGACCAGATCATCGATCTCACCGACACCATCGCCGGTATCGCAACCCAAACGAATATGCTGGCTCTCAACGCGAACATCGAAGCCTCGCGGTCCTCGAGTTCGAACGACACCGAAGGGTTCAGCACGGTCGCGGCCGAGGTCAAAGAGCTCTCTCAGGACGTGAAGCGAACGGCCGAGCAGATCGACAAACGCCTCGATTCGGTCCAGACCCAGACCCAGCGTTCAGCCCAGGAGATCGACCACACCAGCGAGGAGATCGAACGCGTCAACGATCTCGTCTCGAACGCAGTCGACGCGCTCGACGAGATTGCCACCTACGCTGATAAGACTAACAACGGCGTTCAGGAGATTTCAGCGGCGACCCAGCAGCAGGCGGCATCGACCCAGGAGGCGGTCGCGATGGTCGACGACGTCGCGACGGTCTCCGAAGAGACGACCGCGGAGGCCCAGACCGTCGCCGCAGCCGCCGAGGAGCAGACCAGCGCCCTGACGGAGATGGTCGACTCGGCCGAGAGCCTGACACAGCAGGCGGTTCATCTCTCGGCGGCACTCGATCGGTTTGATACTGACGCCGACGACTCGGCTGACGATCTGATCGAGTCGGTAGACGGCGGCACTGAAGACCACGGAGCCAGCTTCGAGTTCTCCAGCGTCGAGGCGGCAGACGAGATCGACACTGACCGATCGCAGCCGTCACCTGACGGAAAATAA
- a CDS encoding 2-isopropylmalate synthase yields the protein MPVHNSTDQTIPSDRTVRLLDTTLRDGEQAPGVSLSPDQKVEIARALERAGVAAIEAGSACTGAGERQAISRVTDLELDARVTSFCRGLEGDVDLALECDVDGVHIVVPSSDRHVEEKVGTSREDNLETTAELVEYAKAHDLWVEVIGEDGSRADLDYLEQLAETSLDAGAERFCFADTVGHTGPERTHEAVSRLAAYGPVSAHTHDDLGLGVTNALAAVAAGADLVHCTVNGLGERAGNVALEEVAIALSHVYDVDTLELEELYDLAQIVSRATGVQLPPNKAVIGENAFTHESGIHTDGTLKDDKMYEPYAPETVGRERRLALGKHTGRAGVAATLEEHGVDAEPDEIAEIATRVTELGDRGRRVTDADLLAVAEDVTGDDRERVVELLDLTATSGGAVPTASIRLEVDGEERVASGTGSGPVDAAVSAVREALGSAADAELESYHVDAVTGGTDAVVTVEVTMMRNDRSVTVARSEADITRASVEAMVDALDRLLATDEKPLAPADD from the coding sequence TTGCCTGTACACAACTCCACCGACCAGACGATTCCATCCGACCGTACCGTCCGCCTTCTCGATACGACGCTTCGCGACGGCGAACAAGCCCCCGGCGTCTCGCTTTCGCCAGACCAGAAAGTCGAGATCGCACGCGCACTCGAGCGGGCCGGCGTCGCCGCTATCGAGGCGGGCAGTGCCTGCACCGGTGCGGGTGAACGACAGGCCATCTCGCGAGTTACCGACCTCGAACTCGACGCTCGCGTCACGAGTTTCTGTCGCGGACTCGAAGGCGACGTCGACCTCGCCCTCGAGTGTGACGTCGACGGCGTCCACATCGTGGTGCCCTCGAGCGACCGCCACGTCGAGGAGAAAGTCGGCACCTCCCGCGAGGACAATCTCGAGACGACCGCCGAACTCGTCGAGTACGCGAAAGCCCACGACCTCTGGGTCGAGGTCATCGGCGAGGACGGCTCCCGGGCCGACCTCGACTATCTCGAGCAACTGGCCGAGACCTCACTCGACGCTGGCGCCGAACGCTTCTGTTTCGCCGACACGGTCGGCCACACCGGCCCCGAGCGCACCCACGAGGCCGTCTCCCGGCTCGCTGCTTACGGCCCAGTGAGCGCACACACCCACGACGACCTCGGGCTCGGTGTGACGAACGCCCTGGCCGCCGTCGCCGCCGGAGCCGACCTCGTCCACTGTACGGTCAACGGCCTCGGCGAGCGCGCCGGCAACGTCGCCCTCGAGGAGGTCGCGATCGCCCTTTCTCACGTCTACGACGTCGACACCCTCGAGCTCGAGGAGTTGTACGACCTCGCACAGATCGTCTCGCGGGCGACGGGCGTTCAGTTGCCGCCGAACAAGGCCGTCATCGGCGAGAACGCGTTCACTCACGAGAGCGGCATCCACACCGATGGGACGCTCAAAGACGACAAGATGTACGAGCCCTACGCACCCGAGACCGTGGGACGGGAGCGACGGCTCGCCCTCGGAAAGCACACGGGTCGAGCGGGCGTCGCCGCCACGCTCGAGGAACACGGCGTCGACGCCGAGCCGGACGAGATCGCCGAAATCGCCACCCGCGTCACGGAACTCGGAGACCGCGGTCGTCGGGTCACGGACGCCGACTTGCTCGCCGTCGCCGAAGACGTCACGGGCGACGACCGCGAGCGCGTCGTCGAGCTGCTCGACCTCACCGCCACCAGCGGCGGCGCCGTTCCGACCGCGAGTATCCGACTCGAGGTCGACGGCGAAGAGCGCGTCGCGAGCGGGACGGGGTCTGGTCCGGTCGATGCAGCTGTCTCGGCGGTCCGCGAGGCGCTCGGCTCCGCCGCTGACGCCGAGCTCGAGTCCTACCACGTCGACGCCGTCACCGGCGGCACGGACGCCGTCGTCACCGTCGAAGTGACGATGATGCGCAACGACCGCTCCGTGACCGTCGCCAGAAGCGAAGCCGACATCACTCGTGCGAGCGTCGAAGCGATGGTCGACGCGCTCGATCGACTGCTCGCGACGGACGAAAAACCGCTCGCGCCGGCCGACGACTGA
- a CDS encoding polymer-forming cytoskeletal protein, whose protein sequence is MAIRRDPLDELVVPDGTEAKEVALETDGDVLVGARSTVEFGVRGRNVLAGENVEFGGDIEADGDCRLDMWCDVADNVLVGQDAYIGERVHIGGKLKVAGDLDIGDDVDIEEGFEANGWIVIRNPMPTIVLLFVYLKHLLVIGEEDTAQRLISQLVDEDDDEQPSTEPLVIPRNASVGDEAWRVSTPATIGDDCRLHGNVRAETIDVGADCNVFGSLRARGDVTVGPRTRIHGDLTTRNGDVVVAEDARILGDVSSVDLELGPEAEVDGTIRANGEISMGTTERDPE, encoded by the coding sequence GTGGCGATACGAAGGGACCCGCTCGACGAACTCGTCGTTCCCGACGGCACCGAAGCGAAGGAGGTGGCCCTCGAGACCGACGGGGACGTCCTCGTCGGCGCGCGTTCGACGGTCGAGTTCGGCGTGCGCGGCCGAAACGTACTTGCCGGTGAGAACGTCGAGTTCGGGGGCGACATCGAGGCCGATGGCGACTGCCGGCTCGACATGTGGTGTGACGTCGCCGACAACGTGCTGGTCGGCCAGGACGCCTACATTGGCGAGCGGGTACATATCGGCGGCAAATTGAAAGTCGCCGGTGACCTCGATATCGGCGACGACGTCGACATCGAAGAGGGGTTCGAGGCCAACGGCTGGATCGTCATCCGCAACCCGATGCCGACGATCGTCTTGTTGTTCGTCTATCTCAAACACCTGCTCGTGATCGGTGAAGAAGACACCGCCCAGCGGCTGATCTCTCAGCTCGTCGACGAAGACGACGACGAGCAGCCGTCGACCGAACCGCTCGTGATCCCCAGAAACGCGAGCGTCGGCGACGAGGCCTGGCGGGTGTCGACGCCCGCAACGATCGGCGACGACTGCCGACTCCACGGCAACGTCCGGGCCGAGACGATCGACGTCGGGGCCGACTGCAACGTCTTCGGTAGCCTTCGAGCGCGTGGTGACGTCACCGTTGGCCCGAGGACACGGATTCACGGCGACCTCACGACCCGAAACGGTGACGTCGTCGTCGCTGAAGACGCACGCATTCTCGGTGACGTCTCCTCGGTCGACCTCGAGCTCGGCCCCGAAGCCGAAGTCGACGGGACGATCAGGGCCAACGGCGAGATCTCGATGGGAACGACTGAGCGCGACCCAGAGTAA
- a CDS encoding DUF5800 family protein, whose translation MTTLAFDDEGVDVVYEGTEFRLERDLIEEATEKSYYDVTDHEVLKIVAEQPTLQGEPRRIADILD comes from the coding sequence ATGACTACGCTCGCATTCGACGACGAGGGCGTCGACGTCGTCTACGAAGGAACCGAGTTTCGCCTCGAGCGCGACCTTATCGAAGAGGCAACCGAGAAGTCTTATTACGACGTTACCGACCACGAGGTGCTGAAAATCGTCGCCGAACAGCCGACTCTGCAGGGCGAGCCCCGCCGAATCGCGGACATTCTCGACTGA
- a CDS encoding electron transfer flavoprotein subunit beta/FixA family protein yields MRSVVLTKGVPDFSEGAVSFDEDGHLERGKTPTVMNPNDAFALEAALQTRVRHGGHVSVMSMGPPSYSEVLEGAMQSVYADDSYLVSDRELAASDTWATAITLSAAIEEYEEQVGDVDLLFAGFKTADGETGHTGPQTSWCLDWPIVTHVLALDIDPGERVLRAKRLVEGDVDEIETVEAPLPCMVIADPEFAPTYRKAAHRLEHKRLRAETKERAAEHEAHLTTWDHEDLNLDPEYIGLDGSPTIVSSVDPIPKAPSEREATMIRPDDPDGMGEVLEEMHPYAAGGD; encoded by the coding sequence ATGCGATCGGTGGTGCTGACGAAAGGAGTCCCCGACTTCTCCGAGGGGGCAGTCTCGTTCGACGAGGACGGCCACCTAGAGCGGGGGAAGACGCCGACGGTGATGAACCCAAACGACGCGTTCGCCCTCGAGGCGGCGTTACAGACGCGGGTTCGCCACGGCGGCCACGTCTCGGTGATGAGCATGGGGCCGCCGAGTTACAGTGAGGTCCTCGAGGGGGCGATGCAGTCGGTGTACGCCGACGACAGCTACCTCGTCTCGGACCGCGAACTCGCCGCCTCCGACACGTGGGCGACTGCGATCACGCTCTCGGCGGCGATCGAGGAGTACGAAGAACAGGTCGGTGACGTCGATCTGCTGTTCGCGGGCTTCAAGACGGCCGACGGGGAGACTGGCCACACCGGGCCTCAGACGAGCTGGTGTCTCGACTGGCCGATCGTTACGCACGTCCTCGCACTCGACATCGACCCCGGCGAACGGGTCCTTCGTGCGAAGCGACTCGTCGAGGGCGACGTCGACGAGATCGAGACGGTCGAAGCGCCGCTGCCGTGTATGGTTATCGCCGACCCCGAGTTCGCACCGACGTACCGAAAGGCCGCACATCGACTCGAGCACAAGCGGCTTCGGGCGGAGACCAAAGAACGCGCCGCCGAGCACGAGGCGCACCTGACCACGTGGGATCACGAGGATCTGAACCTCGATCCCGAGTACATCGGCCTCGACGGCTCGCCGACGATCGTCTCCTCGGTCGACCCGATCCCGAAAGCGCCTTCGGAACGAGAGGCGACGATGATCCGACCCGACGACCCCGACGGAATGGGCGAAGTGCTCGAAGAGATGCACCCGTACGCGGCGGGGGGTGACTGA
- a CDS encoding DUF7097 family protein, with the protein MEKTPQGTPVGVDDPYEFVGVCDYLTGEGTCRYAFDHYGHDPEFARERAADDYACPIVDPESGLESDPEPVPDAGPDDADADPCWGDCPHFRCRNRDRECVRCGLEEKRLAHDDERPLLEEHHLSYSRDGEELSHEITVYLCRWCHAKVHTSWARITDDVAPDPEAIAELEGRRSREQSEFGFESAAERFDSDDG; encoded by the coding sequence ATGGAGAAAACGCCGCAGGGAACGCCGGTCGGCGTCGACGACCCCTACGAGTTCGTCGGCGTCTGTGACTATCTCACCGGCGAGGGAACCTGCCGGTACGCGTTCGACCACTACGGACACGACCCCGAGTTTGCCCGCGAACGCGCCGCCGACGACTACGCCTGCCCGATCGTCGATCCCGAGTCCGGCCTCGAGAGCGACCCCGAGCCGGTCCCCGACGCCGGTCCCGACGATGCCGACGCGGATCCCTGCTGGGGCGACTGTCCCCACTTTCGCTGTCGAAACCGCGACCGGGAGTGCGTCCGCTGTGGACTCGAGGAGAAGCGACTCGCCCACGACGACGAGCGTCCGCTGCTCGAGGAACACCATCTCTCGTACTCCCGCGACGGCGAGGAACTCTCCCACGAGATCACGGTCTACCTCTGTCGCTGGTGTCACGCCAAAGTCCACACCTCATGGGCGCGGATCACCGACGACGTCGCACCGGATCCCGAGGCCATCGCCGAACTCGAGGGGCGTCGCAGTCGCGAACAATCCGAGTTCGGCTTCGAGTCGGCTGCAGAGCGATTCGACTCCGACGACGGCTGA
- a CDS encoding electron transfer flavoprotein subunit alpha/FixB family protein, translated as MTEIDPDEHTVDELTDELETIDDETELQAVLEAEQTGQNRQTAQEAIQRRLEAIGATDAEAESDGDAETIGSGTEDGEGEDAAEGDDDTDEDAAEGDDTDEGEEDDGLSHPTRDKKHVRALEDGEYEDMWVFCETQQGELLDVSKEMLGKARELMDDYAEEYGDERVVAVVVGDDVEGLAEECIAYGADVAVYHEDDRLERFLHKPYTEIAAHMARGQGTIESTDWREYDEPRYALFPATNNGRDLSALVQAELDSGLASDCSDLFIQPEEVTNPAKTGEPGERVTFERVLHMKRPDFSGFEYSTILCLDNPDRDFHPQGASVIPGTFDVPEPDPGREGLVIEHDMDLEDDWFRVEVTEHDTLEAGVDLTGHEVVVCLGRGIADDPTRGMELGLELVDAFEDADLGITRGIVTSSYEFEGHVEEYSKEERQIGETGQVVAPDLYIAAGVSGAVQHKVGMDESDTIVAINTDPSARIHDFSDYFLEGDLFEVLPQLTEAVRAGDLAPEAIADGSGGGDE; from the coding sequence ATGACCGAGATCGATCCGGACGAGCACACGGTCGACGAACTGACCGACGAACTCGAGACGATCGACGACGAGACCGAACTCCAGGCGGTCCTCGAGGCCGAGCAGACCGGCCAGAACCGCCAGACGGCCCAGGAGGCGATTCAGCGCCGGCTCGAGGCGATCGGCGCGACGGACGCGGAAGCAGAATCCGACGGCGATGCGGAGACGATCGGATCGGGGACGGAAGACGGCGAGGGCGAAGACGCGGCCGAGGGCGACGACGACACGGACGAAGACGCGGCCGAGGGCGACGACACGGACGAAGGCGAGGAAGACGATGGCCTCTCTCATCCCACGCGAGACAAAAAGCACGTTCGGGCGCTCGAGGACGGCGAGTACGAAGATATGTGGGTCTTCTGTGAGACCCAGCAGGGTGAGCTACTCGACGTCTCGAAGGAGATGCTCGGAAAGGCCCGCGAGTTGATGGACGACTACGCCGAGGAGTACGGTGACGAGCGGGTCGTCGCGGTCGTCGTGGGCGACGACGTCGAGGGTCTCGCGGAGGAGTGTATCGCCTACGGCGCTGACGTAGCCGTCTACCACGAGGACGACCGCCTCGAGCGGTTCCTCCACAAGCCCTACACCGAAATCGCGGCGCACATGGCTCGCGGCCAGGGAACGATCGAGAGTACTGACTGGCGCGAGTACGACGAGCCCCGGTACGCGCTGTTCCCGGCGACGAACAACGGTCGTGACCTCTCGGCGCTCGTCCAGGCCGAACTCGACTCCGGGCTCGCCTCGGACTGTTCGGACCTGTTCATCCAACCAGAGGAGGTCACCAACCCCGCGAAGACCGGCGAACCCGGCGAGCGGGTCACCTTCGAGCGCGTGTTGCACATGAAGCGACCGGATTTTTCGGGCTTCGAGTACTCGACGATCCTCTGTCTGGACAACCCAGACCGGGACTTCCACCCGCAGGGGGCGTCGGTGATTCCGGGCACCTTCGACGTTCCAGAGCCCGATCCCGGCCGCGAAGGGCTCGTGATCGAACACGACATGGACCTCGAGGACGACTGGTTCCGCGTCGAGGTCACCGAACACGATACGCTCGAGGCCGGCGTCGATCTGACCGGTCACGAGGTGGTCGTCTGTCTCGGCCGGGGCATCGCGGACGACCCGACGCGGGGCATGGAACTCGGCCTCGAGCTGGTCGACGCGTTCGAGGACGCCGATCTCGGCATCACGCGCGGCATCGTCACGTCCTCCTACGAGTTCGAGGGCCACGTCGAGGAGTACTCGAAAGAGGAACGTCAGATCGGCGAGACGGGCCAGGTCGTCGCGCCGGACCTCTACATCGCTGCGGGAGTCTCGGGGGCCGTCCAGCACAAAGTCGGCATGGACGAGTCCGACACGATCGTCGCGATCAACACCGACCCGAGCGCCCGTATCCACGACTTCAGCGACTACTTCCTCGAGGGTGACCTCTTCGAGGTCCTCCCACAGCTGACGGAGGCGGTCCGGGCGGGAGACCTCGCTCCCGAGGCCATCGCTGACGGGAGCGGAGGTGGTGACGAATGA
- the hpt gene encoding hypoxanthine/guanine phosphoribosyltransferase has translation MKPALEPLARSLRDAPVVNRDGYQYFVHGVTDGIPPLEPDVLRSVIDGINDRVDLEGVDVLIAPEAMGIHHATALSLAADVPFAVVRKRSYGFDDEIAVHQETSYGESELYLNGVDAGDRVVVIDDVYSSGGTIEAVCGALERADAEIIDVVTVLRRVDVDRPDLEHEVASVLDVRVIDGQVEVSESD, from the coding sequence ATGAAGCCAGCACTCGAACCGCTCGCGCGATCGTTGCGCGACGCGCCCGTCGTCAATAGAGACGGCTACCAGTACTTCGTCCACGGCGTCACCGACGGAATTCCGCCGCTCGAGCCCGACGTGTTACGATCGGTCATCGACGGTATCAACGACCGGGTCGACCTCGAGGGTGTCGACGTGCTGATCGCCCCGGAGGCGATGGGAATCCATCACGCAACGGCCCTTTCACTCGCGGCCGACGTCCCGTTCGCCGTCGTCCGCAAGCGATCCTACGGGTTCGACGACGAGATTGCCGTCCACCAGGAGACCAGCTACGGCGAGAGCGAGCTTTACTTAAATGGTGTCGACGCTGGCGATCGCGTCGTCGTGATCGACGACGTCTACTCTTCGGGTGGCACCATTGAAGCCGTCTGTGGCGCTCTCGAGCGAGCCGATGCCGAAATTATCGATGTCGTCACCGTCCTCCGACGTGTCGACGTCGACCGACCCGACCTCGAACACGAGGTCGCGAGCGTCCTCGACGTTCGGGTCATCGATGGACAGGTCGAGGTCAGCGAATCCGACTAG
- a CDS encoding DUF192 domain-containing protein, whose protein sequence is MQLVHEPEAGDATVVASTVELADSFWSHLRGLMFRRSIPDSYALAFRFGRTKTRDVHMLFVPFPIDVLWIVDDVVERVERLRPWFGFARAEADLIVELPAGTADDIEPGDRVRLEAD, encoded by the coding sequence GTGCAACTCGTCCACGAACCGGAAGCTGGCGACGCAACGGTCGTTGCGTCGACGGTCGAACTCGCGGACTCATTCTGGAGTCACCTCCGCGGGCTCATGTTTCGGCGGTCGATCCCCGACTCCTACGCCCTGGCGTTTCGGTTCGGGCGAACGAAGACACGGGACGTCCACATGCTGTTCGTCCCCTTTCCCATCGACGTCCTCTGGATCGTCGACGACGTCGTCGAACGCGTCGAGCGACTCCGCCCGTGGTTCGGGTTCGCACGGGCCGAAGCCGACTTGATCGTCGAACTCCCCGCGGGCACGGCCGACGACATCGAGCCGGGCGATCGAGTCCGACTCGAGGCCGACTAG